A portion of the Gigantopelta aegis isolate Gae_Host chromosome 10, Gae_host_genome, whole genome shotgun sequence genome contains these proteins:
- the LOC121383162 gene encoding anaphase-promoting complex subunit 5-like, translating into MAVPQDLFTFNPLGKKVQKEQVTTHKLSLLVLVYEYQQQKKPPDPLDPPIFSETEKRDFMTTLLDLLQSLHLELVVLKQRLEPILKPCLYEGFIARLKEFSEEGVQPLMDFFELVNNLVFPEPPDDPQIVKSSVFGLFIRRMVLAFNKLSFSQVTYFHSKVKAYYSVLVEAESELAKSMTESVMSLSGMEPLTKSGLGKSFDGLHLPSETVPGGFYSQKQAEYFIAQQAFMLLHNEQAALPPGKLQEKITALLRDMPDMAEAYFLSYLNSLRVKEYCTALHNLYNYFNRSANMAEESATPGKGQDEDVSRRYAALNLAVLLYRFGHKTEAMEALQESIRMAQKKNDHVCLQHALCWLHRLGDNNVAHTKNLMERSVSKSAELSLPYLTSLGVQALAKHNAITTAKPSSVFEYLVKSDILNCQHSLVGLMCISYAQKAALWSMYGKRECSSMCSQLVLNLDTSESMVYYNGESVCIALCNLALHHKDEGNYTTALDLVGNARHRFPAKSQYAHIWMCCEQVILFDRNLYNKKWSQAEQAVLNLRALNEDEANLRHGILLRETGEVTEASSELHSILKKESSRKKKEVSPDYECSVLLALVEVYTQTGNPATALPHVMDCITRAKEHHLHYLLAMATIYLAFIQFDMRLYEQALGLIEQHLLTVLTHGSCLDKARTLYLYSKCCVAAASKASPADRRSALASAVSVMNQVIDLFKKIEANHRVKDALYYQARLFNDLGYTAERNKCAYQFKQLDLLSATESPMEVTMF; encoded by the exons ATGGCAGTCCCACAAGATCTGTTTACATTCAACCCATTAGGCAAAAAGGTTCAGAAAGAGCAGGTGACGACACACAAGCTGTCTTTGCTTGTGCTGGTCTATGAGTACCAGCAGCAGAAGAAACCGCCAGATCCTCTGGATCCTCCAATTTTTTCTGAGACTGAGAAACGAGACTTCATGACGACACTGCTCGACTTGTTACAG AGTCTTCATCTTGAGCTTGTGGTCCTCAAACAACGACTGGAACCCATTCTCAAGCCCTGTCTCTATGAAGGCTTCATTGCCAG ACTGAAGGAGTTTTCAGAAGAAGGTGTGCAACCACTGATGGATTTCTTTGAACTTGTCAACAATCTCGTGTTCCCGGAGCCTCCCGATGATCCACAGATTGTGAAAAGCAGTGTTTTTG GTTTGTTTATAAGACGTATGGTATTGGCATTTAACAAGCTGTCATTTAGTCAGGTGACCTACTTTCACAGCAAGGTCAAGGCCTACTACAGTGTCCTCGTAGAGGCCGAATCTGAACTGGCAAAGTCAATGACGGAATCTGTTATGAGTTTATCTGGGATGGAACCTCTTACCAAAAGTGGACTGGGCAAGTCATTTGATGGCCTTCACCTTCCTAGCGA GACTGTTCCTGGAGGATTTTATTCTCAAAAACAAGCCGAATATTTTATAGCACAGCAG GCATTCATGTTGCTTCATAATGAACAAGCTGCATTGCCTCCTGGGAAGCTTCAAGAAAAGATAACTGCTCTGTTAAGGGACATGCCAGATATGGCAGAAGCT TATTTTCTGAGCTACCTGAACAGTCTGAGGGTGAAAGAATACTGCACTGCCCTGCACAATCTGTACAACTACTTCAACCGTAGTGCCAACATGGCGGAGGAAAGTGCCACTCCGGGCAAGGGGCAGGACGAGGATGTTTCACGCAGATACGCGGCATTAAATCTGGCAGTTCTTCTTTATCGGTTTGGTCACAA GACTGAGGCAATGGAAGCCCTCCAGGAATCAATACGCATGGCTCAGAAGAAGAATGATCATGTCTGCTTACAGCATGCACTG TGCTGGCTACATCGTCTAGGGGACAATAATGTCGCTCACACAAAAAACCTAATGGAACGATCGGTGTCAAAGAGTGCTGAGCTGTCTCTGCCG TATCTAACATCACTGGGAGTGCAAGCCTTAGCAAAACACAATGCCATCACAACAGCAAAGCCATCTAG TGTGTTTGAATACCTGGTTAAAAGTGACATTCTCAACTGTCAGCACTCTCTCGTTGGGTTGATGTGTATTAGCTATGCACAGAAAGCAGCCCTTTGGAGCATGTATGGTAAAAG AGAATGTTCCAGCATGTGCAGTCAACTGGTTTTGAACCTGGATACCTCAGAAAGTATGGTTTATTATAACGGAGAGTCAGTCTGTATAGCTCTGTGCAATCTCGCACTGCACCACAAAGATGAG GGTAACTACACGACCGCTTTGGACCTTGTTGGCAATGCCAGACACCGTTTTCCGGCCAAATCCCAGTACGCACACATCTGGATGTGTTGTGAACAGGTGATACTGTTTGACAGAAACCTCTACAACAAGAAGTGGAGTCAGGCGGAGCAGGCTGTTCTCAACCTGAGAGCTTTAAATGAAGATGAAGCAAATCTCAG ACATGGCATTCTGTTGCGGGAAACGGGTGAGGTAACAGAAGCATCATCTGAGCTGCacagtattttaaagaaggagagcagtagaaagaaaaaggaagTATCACCAGACTATGAGTGCAG TGTTCTGCTAGCCCTGGTTGAGGTGTATACCCAGACAGGGAACCCAGCTACAGCTCTGCCCCACGTGATGGACTGTATCACAAGAGCCAAGGAACATCACCTGCACTACCTCCTTGCTATGGCTACCATTTACCTGGCCTTCATTCAG TTTGACATGCGACTGTATGAGCAGGCATTGGGCCTAATAGAGCAGCATCTGCTGACAGTGTTAACTCACGGCAGCTGTCTGGACAAAGCCCGCACCCTGTACCTGTATTCCAAGTGTTGTGTGGCTGCAGCTAGCAAGGCCTCTCCAGCAGATCGACGCTCAG CTCTGGCCTCTGCTGTGAGTGTGATGAACCAGGTTATTGATCTGTTCAAGAAGATAGAAGCCAATCACCGGGTAAAGGACGCCTTGTACTATCAGGCCAGACTCTTCAACGATCTTGGCTACACTGCAGAGCGGAACAAGTGTGCCTACCAGTTCAAACAACTCGATCTGCTGTCAGCCACGGAAAGTCCCATGGAAGTCACCATGTTCTAA